One part of the Truepera radiovictrix DSM 17093 genome encodes these proteins:
- a CDS encoding aminotransferase class I/II-fold pyridoxal phosphate-dependent enzyme — translation MSHSATPVADAPHSPPKPERIYLSPPHLGGAERRFVAEAFDSNWVAPLGPNVDGFERDLEAYTGAAHAAALSSGTAALHLALILLGVGPGDEVLCSSFTFSASANPILYQGATPVFIESEADTWNMSPEHLERALAERAAQGRAPKAVILVHLYGMPAKMREIMALCERYGVPVIEDAAEALGSTYEGRALGTFGAMGVLSFNGNKIITTSGGGALLSDSEAWIREARFLATQARDPAPHYQHSKVGYNYRLSNVCAGIGRGQMEVLDARVAARRANYERYRAFFAPYPGVTLLEEPAGMVSNRWLTCALFDPERTGGVTREDVRLALERHNIEARPLWKPLHLQPVFERYLYYGDGLSERLFDLGLCLPSGSSLDDAAFARITDVLQKTLPTP, via the coding sequence GTGTCACACTCCGCCACCCCCGTAGCCGACGCGCCGCATAGCCCCCCCAAACCCGAGCGCATCTACCTTTCGCCGCCGCACTTGGGGGGCGCCGAGCGCCGCTTCGTCGCCGAAGCCTTCGACAGCAACTGGGTCGCCCCCTTAGGCCCCAACGTCGACGGCTTCGAACGCGACCTCGAAGCCTACACGGGCGCCGCGCACGCCGCCGCGCTGAGTTCCGGCACCGCCGCGCTGCACCTCGCGCTGATCCTCCTGGGCGTCGGGCCGGGTGACGAGGTGCTCTGCTCGAGCTTTACCTTCTCCGCCTCGGCCAACCCGATCCTCTATCAGGGCGCCACCCCCGTCTTTATCGAGTCCGAAGCGGACACCTGGAACATGAGCCCGGAGCACCTCGAAAGGGCGCTCGCGGAGCGCGCGGCGCAGGGTCGGGCGCCCAAGGCCGTCATCTTGGTGCACCTCTACGGGATGCCCGCCAAGATGCGCGAGATCATGGCGCTCTGCGAACGCTACGGGGTGCCGGTCATCGAAGACGCCGCCGAAGCGCTCGGCTCCACCTACGAGGGCCGCGCGCTCGGCACCTTCGGGGCGATGGGGGTGCTGTCGTTTAACGGCAACAAGATCATCACCACCTCGGGGGGGGGCGCGCTGCTCTCGGACTCCGAAGCGTGGATCCGCGAGGCGCGCTTTCTCGCCACCCAAGCGCGCGACCCCGCCCCGCACTACCAGCACTCCAAAGTCGGCTACAACTACCGCCTCAGCAACGTCTGTGCCGGCATCGGACGCGGTCAGATGGAGGTGCTAGACGCGCGCGTCGCCGCGCGGCGGGCCAACTACGAGCGCTACCGCGCGTTTTTCGCCCCCTATCCCGGCGTCACCCTGCTGGAGGAACCCGCAGGGATGGTGAGTAACCGCTGGCTCACCTGCGCCCTCTTCGACCCGGAGCGAACGGGCGGCGTCACCCGCGAGGACGTGCGGCTCGCTTTGGAGCGCCACAACATCGAAGCCCGCCCCCTCTGGAAACCCTTGCACCTGCAACCGGTCTTTGAGCGCTACCTCTACTACGGCGACGGGCTCTCCGAGAGGCTCTTCGACCTCGGCCTCTGCTTGCCTTCGGGCAGCTCCCTAGACGACGCGGCGTTCGCGCGCATCACGGACGTGCTGCAAAAGACGCTGCCGACGCCCTAA
- a CDS encoding cytochrome P450: MTTRPPNCPYAHSHRHRKSGRGEDGGRAIEHRGDTWHLRSYAAVKQVLRDGDRVRQGIDAALGAKAALQTRQRKPVIFQDGAPHREQRAAIARFFTPSAVAAYGALIEAASERILAGLRRSGRGDLSAMSMQLAVEVAAQVVGLTNARRPGTDRRIAALMSQAHPRTRLGRRLAALHSQLNALRFYLLDVRPAIAARRKKPREDVISHLLAQGYRDVDILTECMTYAFAGMVTTREFVGMAAWHLLEDQALRRDYLAAQEPERHRILHEILRLEPVASHLYRRTVAEVRLRHGGETYTVPAGALLVLDLRAANADPEAVGAEPLALCPQRPLARGVHPFALSFGDGAHRCPGAYLAIKESDLFLQQLLRLPVILQRPPRLTWSDQLGSYELRDVTLELASAGGSGGTT, encoded by the coding sequence ATGACCACACGCCCCCCGAACTGCCCTTACGCTCACAGCCACCGGCACCGCAAAAGTGGTCGCGGCGAGGATGGGGGGCGCGCCATCGAGCACCGCGGCGATACTTGGCACCTGCGCTCTTACGCGGCGGTCAAACAGGTCCTGCGCGACGGCGACCGGGTACGTCAAGGGATCGACGCCGCCCTCGGTGCCAAGGCCGCACTCCAGACTCGCCAGCGCAAACCCGTCATCTTCCAAGACGGCGCCCCCCACCGCGAGCAGCGCGCCGCCATCGCTCGCTTTTTTACCCCCAGCGCTGTCGCAGCGTATGGAGCGCTGATCGAAGCGGCCAGCGAACGGATCCTAGCGGGGCTGCGCCGAAGCGGCCGCGGCGACCTCAGCGCGATGAGCATGCAGCTCGCTGTGGAGGTCGCGGCCCAGGTCGTGGGGCTCACGAACGCCCGCAGACCCGGCACCGACCGCCGCATCGCCGCCTTGATGTCGCAAGCACACCCCCGCACGCGGCTCGGCCGCCGCCTCGCCGCGCTACACAGCCAACTGAACGCGCTGCGCTTTTACCTCCTCGACGTACGGCCGGCTATCGCCGCGCGCCGCAAAAAGCCACGCGAGGACGTGATCAGCCACCTCCTCGCTCAAGGTTACCGAGACGTCGACATCCTCACCGAGTGCATGACGTACGCCTTTGCCGGTATGGTCACCACGCGTGAGTTTGTCGGCATGGCCGCTTGGCACCTGCTCGAGGACCAGGCGCTGCGGCGCGACTACCTCGCAGCGCAGGAGCCGGAGCGCCACCGCATCCTGCACGAGATCTTACGGCTCGAACCGGTCGCCTCGCACCTCTACCGCCGGACGGTCGCCGAGGTGAGGCTCAGGCACGGCGGCGAGACCTACACCGTTCCGGCGGGCGCGCTTTTGGTCCTCGACCTCCGCGCCGCCAACGCCGACCCCGAGGCGGTCGGCGCCGAGCCGCTCGCGCTGTGCCCGCAGCGCCCCCTCGCGCGCGGCGTCCACCCCTTTGCGCTGAGTTTCGGCGACGGCGCGCACCGCTGCCCAGGGGCCTACCTCGCGATCAAGGAGAGCGACCTCTTTTTGCAGCAGCTTTTACGCTTGCCCGTCATCCTGCAGCGCCCGCCGCGCCTGACCTGGAGTGACCAACTCGGCAGCTATGAGCTGCGCGACGTGACGCTCGAGCTTGCCAGCGCTGGCGGCTCGGGAGGCACCACCTGA
- a CDS encoding BrnT family toxin, whose protein sequence is MTWAHATFEWDEHNLEHIARHGVSDDEVEAASTDPCRVPFSAHSGHLGLIGKTTSGRVLVVILARRGGGRWRPVTARDASPREKRSYRRRTKR, encoded by the coding sequence ATGACTTGGGCGCACGCGACCTTCGAGTGGGACGAGCACAACCTCGAGCACATCGCTCGGCACGGGGTCTCAGACGACGAGGTCGAGGCGGCCAGCACCGACCCCTGCCGCGTCCCCTTCTCCGCGCATAGCGGTCACCTCGGACTCATCGGCAAGACGACGAGCGGTCGCGTGCTGGTGGTTATCCTCGCGCGGCGCGGCGGGGGCCGCTGGCGTCCGGTGACGGCCCGCGACGCGAGCCCGCGCGAAAAGCGCTCCTACCGGCGGCGGACGAAGCGGTAA
- a CDS encoding type IV pilus twitching motility protein PilT gives MTFNDMLTSFVQRGASDIHLHAGLLPMVRLSGRLTPVGETKLTPAVTATLVDIMCDARQKARFLEHHQVDLAYSIPGVARFRVNLFRQRGSVSAVLRVINSDESQLKVVNLAPELLRYFRDQEKGLILVTGPTGSGKSTTLTRIIDEINSVHNKMIITVEDPIEYLHRPKRSVIVQREIGVDALSFSEALVAAMRQDPEVIMIGEIRDYATASAAISAAQTGHLVLSTLHTLDTVRTVNRVLELFPPYERASARILFADALVGIVSQRLLPRVGGGRVAALEVMKGTLRIKDLLRDESRYGELYDALKDSKLDGMQLFDDALADLYAAGAIAFDTGLHAATSAQAFKLAATQIDLQRSEGREGVFG, from the coding sequence GTGACCTTTAACGACATGCTCACGTCTTTTGTGCAGCGCGGCGCTTCGGACATTCACCTGCACGCCGGTCTGTTGCCGATGGTGCGCCTTAGCGGCCGCTTGACCCCGGTAGGGGAGACCAAGCTGACCCCGGCGGTGACCGCGACGCTCGTAGACATCATGTGCGACGCGCGGCAGAAGGCGCGGTTTTTAGAGCACCATCAGGTCGACCTCGCCTACAGCATCCCCGGCGTCGCCCGCTTTCGCGTCAACCTCTTTCGCCAGCGCGGTTCGGTGAGCGCCGTGCTGCGCGTGATCAACTCCGACGAGTCGCAGCTCAAGGTGGTCAACCTGGCCCCCGAGCTGCTGCGCTACTTCCGCGATCAGGAAAAGGGCCTCATTTTGGTCACCGGGCCGACCGGTTCGGGCAAATCGACGACGCTGACGCGCATCATCGACGAGATCAACAGCGTCCACAACAAGATGATCATCACCGTCGAGGACCCCATCGAGTACCTGCACCGCCCCAAACGCTCGGTGATCGTCCAGCGCGAGATCGGCGTCGACGCCCTCTCCTTTAGCGAGGCCCTGGTGGCCGCCATGCGCCAAGACCCCGAGGTCATCATGATCGGCGAAATCCGCGACTACGCGACCGCTTCGGCCGCCATCAGCGCGGCGCAGACCGGGCACCTGGTGCTGAGCACCCTGCACACGCTCGACACCGTGCGCACCGTTAACCGCGTGCTCGAGCTCTTCCCCCCCTACGAACGCGCCTCGGCGCGCATCCTGTTCGCCGACGCGCTCGTCGGCATCGTTTCGCAGCGGCTTTTGCCACGCGTCGGCGGGGGGCGGGTCGCCGCCTTGGAGGTCATGAAAGGCACCTTGCGTATCAAAGACCTGTTGCGCGACGAGAGCCGCTACGGCGAGCTCTACGACGCGCTTAAGGATTCCAAGTTAGACGGCATGCAGCTCTTTGACGACGCGCTTGCCGACCTCTACGCCGCTGGCGCCATCGCTTTCGACACCGGTCTGCACGCGGCGACCAGCGCGCAGGCGTTCAAGCTAGCGGCGACCCAGATCGACCTGCAACGGAGCGAGGGCCGCGAGGGGGTCTTCGGTTAG
- a CDS encoding peptidylprolyl isomerase, translated as MARPFRLLILSLAAWPAALAAAPEVNLPEGYTPTPLLSEEPVREFSGADEVLAPNTDYGAVMVTSQGTLILDLYEDLAPRTVNNFVFLARHRFYDGVVFHRVLEDFMAQTGDPTGTGTGGPGYTFDDEFAEGLQHDRPGLLSMANAGPDTNGSQFFITFTETPWLDGAHAIFGEVTEGFEVLDALQRIDPSQPSAIVAPAASLAELSQQGVTLAGDADTTVEAYLAGQLGGLPARGERFEVDGFSGVVGQGGGGETLVGFFPEPDVIESLIIIERPRE; from the coding sequence ATGGCAAGACCGTTTCGTCTTCTTATCCTCTCGCTCGCCGCTTGGCCCGCCGCCCTCGCCGCTGCGCCCGAGGTCAATCTCCCCGAGGGCTACACCCCGACCCCGCTGCTCTCCGAAGAGCCCGTGCGCGAATTTAGCGGCGCCGACGAGGTGCTAGCCCCCAACACCGACTACGGCGCGGTGATGGTCACCAGCCAAGGCACCCTGATCCTCGACCTCTACGAAGACCTCGCCCCGCGCACGGTCAACAACTTCGTCTTTTTGGCGCGGCACCGCTTCTACGACGGGGTGGTCTTTCACCGCGTGCTGGAGGACTTTATGGCCCAGACGGGCGACCCCACCGGGACGGGGACCGGTGGCCCCGGGTACACCTTTGACGACGAGTTCGCCGAAGGGTTGCAGCACGACCGCCCCGGCCTGTTGTCGATGGCCAACGCCGGGCCCGACACCAACGGGTCGCAGTTTTTTATCACCTTTACCGAGACCCCCTGGCTCGACGGGGCGCACGCGATCTTCGGCGAGGTGACCGAAGGCTTCGAGGTTCTCGACGCGCTGCAGCGCATCGACCCGAGCCAACCGAGCGCCATCGTGGCGCCCGCGGCTTCGCTCGCTGAGCTCTCGCAGCAGGGCGTGACGCTCGCCGGCGACGCTGACACGACCGTCGAAGCGTACCTCGCGGGGCAGCTAGGGGGCCTGCCGGCGCGCGGCGAGCGCTTCGAGGTCGACGGCTTTAGCGGCGTCGTCGGCCAGGGCGGCGGCGGCGAGACGCTCGTCGGCTTTTTCCCCGAACCCGACGTGATCGAGTCGCTTATCATCATCGAGCGTCCGCGGGAGTAG
- a CDS encoding lipocalin-like domain-containing protein gives MRPLAAPSLPALLAVFALSACAPSVYDAPYPVRPVELPRDDAAHDAPIEWWYYTGHLETETGEPYGFELTFFKAFVPPEIKLFGVYPLYHTLERGHVAHFAVTDKTGRRFVMGERADFWGYGAGASRDELEVFVANWRAERAPDGVSHRIRAAEGGFALDLTLTPTKPAALHGDPPGIQSMGPGGTSYYVSYTRMAATGTLGRGCGPLGLGCETLRVTGEAWHDHQWGDFDLSSYAGWDWFSVQFTDDTELMLYLIREPSGAYTARAGSFVTASSETLGLGAEDFSVTPTGATWTSPETGAVYPMGWRVAVPAHGLELTVTPVFPEQEMNTRASTGVVYWEGAVAVTGSKAGVGYVELTNYDRYPYGQTDETTPLQPLRGPFGG, from the coding sequence ATGCGCCCCCTCGCAGCCCCCTCGCTGCCCGCCCTGCTGGCGGTGTTCGCCCTAAGCGCCTGTGCGCCGAGCGTTTACGACGCGCCATATCCGGTCCGCCCCGTCGAGCTGCCCCGCGACGACGCGGCCCACGACGCCCCCATCGAGTGGTGGTACTACACGGGGCACCTGGAGACCGAAACGGGGGAGCCGTACGGCTTCGAGCTCACCTTTTTCAAGGCGTTCGTCCCTCCCGAGATCAAACTCTTCGGCGTCTACCCGCTCTACCACACGCTCGAGCGCGGCCACGTGGCGCACTTCGCGGTGACCGACAAGACCGGCCGCCGCTTCGTTATGGGCGAGCGGGCCGACTTTTGGGGCTACGGTGCGGGCGCCTCTCGCGACGAGCTCGAGGTCTTCGTCGCCAACTGGCGTGCGGAGCGCGCCCCGGACGGGGTGAGCCACCGCATCCGGGCCGCCGAGGGGGGGTTTGCGCTCGACCTCACGCTCACCCCCACCAAACCGGCTGCGCTGCACGGCGACCCGCCCGGCATCCAGAGCATGGGCCCCGGCGGTACGAGCTACTACGTGTCGTACACGCGCATGGCGGCGACGGGGACCTTGGGGCGCGGTTGTGGCCCCTTGGGGCTAGGGTGCGAGACGCTTCGCGTCACCGGCGAGGCGTGGCACGACCACCAGTGGGGCGACTTCGACCTGTCGAGCTACGCGGGGTGGGACTGGTTTAGCGTGCAGTTTACGGATGACACCGAGCTGATGCTCTACCTCATCCGCGAACCGAGCGGGGCGTACACGGCTCGAGCGGGGAGCTTTGTCACGGCTTCCAGCGAGACCCTGGGCCTCGGCGCGGAGGACTTTTCGGTAACGCCGACGGGCGCGACCTGGACGAGCCCGGAGACGGGCGCGGTCTACCCGATGGGGTGGCGCGTCGCGGTTCCCGCGCACGGCCTAGAGCTGACGGTGACGCCCGTTTTCCCCGAGCAGGAGATGAATACGCGCGCTTCGACCGGCGTCGTCTACTGGGAGGGGGCGGTGGCGGTGACGGGCTCCAAGGCGGGCGTCGGCTACGTCGAGCTGACCAACTACGACCGCTACCCCTACGGCCAAACGGACGAGACGACGCCGTTGCAACCGCTGAGGGGTCCTTTCGGCGGCTGA
- a CDS encoding NADH:flavin oxidoreductase/NADH oxidase, with product MALFSPLTLRGVTLRNRIAVSPMCQYSAEDGRANDWHFAHLSARALGGAGLVLTEATAVEARGRISPEDLGLWKDAHIAPLARINRFLRDQGAVPGVQLAHAGRKASTYRPWAAERGTVPPAAGGWRSVGPSEAAFPGLSAPKALDEGELPGIIQAFADAATRAVAAGFQVIELHAAHGYLLHSFLSPLTNTRTDRYGGPFENRVRLLLEVTEAVRARLPEELPLFVRLSATDWVADGWQVEDSVALARLLKERGVDLIDCSSGGAVPGVTIPVGPGYQVPLAARVRREAGVATGAVGMITEPEHAEAIVRCGEADLVLLGRELLRDPFWPHRAAAALGAAPFWPPQYERAAF from the coding sequence ATGGCGCTCTTCTCTCCACTGACGCTACGCGGCGTCACTTTGCGCAACCGCATCGCCGTCTCGCCGATGTGCCAGTACTCGGCCGAGGACGGAAGGGCCAACGACTGGCACTTCGCGCACCTCAGCGCCCGCGCGCTCGGCGGTGCGGGGCTCGTCTTGACCGAAGCGACGGCGGTCGAGGCGCGCGGCCGCATCTCCCCCGAGGACTTGGGGCTTTGGAAAGACGCGCACATCGCGCCTTTAGCGCGCATCAACCGCTTTTTGCGGGACCAGGGCGCCGTACCCGGCGTCCAGCTCGCCCACGCGGGGCGCAAGGCCAGCACCTACCGACCTTGGGCAGCAGAGCGCGGCACGGTGCCCCCGGCGGCGGGCGGCTGGCGGAGCGTCGGCCCGAGCGAAGCGGCGTTTCCCGGGCTTTCGGCGCCCAAAGCGCTCGACGAGGGGGAGCTGCCGGGGATCATTCAAGCCTTTGCCGACGCGGCGACGCGGGCCGTAGCGGCCGGCTTTCAGGTGATCGAGCTCCACGCCGCGCACGGCTACTTGCTGCATTCTTTCCTGTCGCCCCTGACCAACACGCGCACGGACCGCTACGGCGGCCCCTTCGAAAACCGCGTGCGGCTACTGCTCGAAGTCACGGAGGCAGTGCGCGCGCGCCTGCCCGAGGAGCTGCCCCTATTCGTACGTCTCTCGGCGACCGACTGGGTCGCGGACGGTTGGCAGGTCGAGGACTCCGTGGCGCTCGCGCGGCTTCTCAAAGAGCGCGGCGTCGATCTCATCGACTGCTCGTCGGGGGGCGCGGTGCCTGGCGTGACGATCCCCGTAGGGCCGGGCTACCAGGTGCCCTTGGCCGCGCGGGTGCGCCGCGAGGCCGGGGTCGCGACCGGCGCCGTCGGGATGATCACCGAGCCCGAGCACGCCGAGGCGATCGTCCGCTGCGGCGAGGCCGACCTCGTGCTGTTGGGGCGCGAGCTGCTGCGCGACCCCTTCTGGCCGCACCGCGCCGCCGCCGCGCTCGGTGCCGCCCCCTTCTGGCCGCCGCAGTACGAACGCGCCGCCTTCTAA
- a CDS encoding acyl-CoA carboxylase subunit beta, which translates to MARGVDDTLAWMNELTAEMEERRKAVHKGGGEARQHKQREAGKMTARERIHALLDAGSFVELSVFAEHLGAQLMAGVAAPGEGVVTGYGTVSGRTVFVFSQDFTVLGGSLGKMHAQKIAQVMDLAVKTGAPIVGLNDSAGARIQEGVDALSGYGEVFYRNAVYSGVVPQISAILGPCAGGAVYSPALTDFVLMSRGTSYMFITGPEVIRSVTKESVSFEELGGADVHSRKSGVAHFEADDDMGVIATIRELLSYLPQSAKEKPPFKGTDDPETRETPELLSIVHPDQRRPYPMLEVIRAVVDDRKFLEVQPDFAKNILCGFARLGGQAVGIVANNPRHMAGTLNIDASDKAARFIRTCDCYNLPVVTFVDVTGFLPGVAQEHAGIIRHGAKMLYAYAEATVPKITLIVRKSYGGAYLAMNSRDMGADIVLAWPTAAVAVMGAEGAANIIYRREIQSSPHPEATRAAKIAEYKARFDNPYWAAGRGYIDDVIDPKDTRRHLIRHLRMLAHKEEKRPFKKHGNIPL; encoded by the coding sequence ATGGCTAGAGGGGTCGACGACACGCTCGCCTGGATGAACGAGTTGACCGCCGAGATGGAGGAGCGCCGCAAGGCGGTCCACAAGGGGGGCGGTGAGGCGCGGCAGCACAAGCAGCGCGAAGCGGGCAAGATGACCGCCAGAGAGCGCATCCACGCCCTTTTGGACGCGGGCTCTTTCGTCGAGCTCAGCGTCTTCGCCGAACACTTGGGGGCGCAGCTGATGGCCGGCGTCGCCGCCCCCGGCGAAGGGGTGGTGACGGGCTACGGTACGGTGTCGGGGCGCACGGTGTTCGTCTTTAGCCAGGACTTTACCGTTTTGGGCGGTTCGCTGGGCAAGATGCACGCGCAAAAAATCGCTCAGGTGATGGACCTCGCGGTAAAGACGGGGGCGCCGATCGTCGGCCTCAACGACTCGGCGGGGGCGCGCATCCAGGAGGGGGTCGACGCCCTGTCCGGCTACGGCGAGGTCTTCTACCGCAACGCGGTCTACTCGGGGGTGGTGCCGCAGATCAGCGCCATCTTGGGGCCGTGCGCCGGCGGCGCGGTCTACAGCCCCGCCCTGACGGACTTCGTGCTGATGAGCCGGGGCACCTCCTACATGTTTATCACCGGGCCGGAGGTGATCCGCTCGGTCACCAAAGAGAGCGTGAGCTTCGAGGAGCTCGGCGGGGCCGACGTGCACAGCCGCAAGTCGGGGGTGGCGCACTTCGAGGCCGACGACGACATGGGCGTGATCGCTACCATCCGCGAGCTGCTCTCCTACTTACCGCAGTCGGCGAAGGAGAAACCGCCCTTTAAGGGGACCGACGACCCCGAGACGCGCGAGACGCCGGAGCTCTTGTCGATCGTGCACCCCGACCAGCGGCGCCCCTACCCGATGCTCGAGGTGATCCGCGCGGTGGTCGACGACCGCAAGTTTTTGGAGGTGCAACCCGACTTCGCCAAAAACATCCTCTGCGGCTTCGCCCGCCTCGGCGGTCAGGCGGTCGGCATTGTCGCGAACAACCCCCGCCACATGGCCGGTACCCTCAACATCGACGCTTCGGACAAGGCCGCCCGCTTTATCCGCACCTGCGACTGCTACAACCTGCCGGTCGTGACCTTTGTCGACGTCACGGGGTTTTTGCCCGGCGTCGCCCAGGAGCACGCGGGTATCATCCGCCACGGCGCGAAGATGCTCTACGCCTACGCCGAGGCGACGGTCCCCAAAATCACTTTAATCGTCCGCAAAAGCTACGGCGGCGCCTACTTGGCTATGAATTCGCGCGACATGGGCGCTGACATCGTGCTCGCGTGGCCGACGGCGGCGGTCGCGGTGATGGGGGCGGAGGGGGCGGCGAACATCATCTACCGCCGTGAGATCCAGAGTTCGCCGCACCCGGAGGCGACGCGCGCGGCCAAGATCGCCGAGTACAAGGCCCGCTTCGACAACCCCTACTGGGCAGCTGGGCGCGGCTACATCGACGACGTGATCGACCCCAAAGACACGCGCCGCCACCTCATCCGGCACCTGCGGATGCTCGCCCACAAGGAGGAGAAGCGGCCCTTTAAAAAGCACGGCAACATCCCGCTGTAA
- a CDS encoding sulfite exporter TauE/SafE family protein yields the protein MFFVTSVIGVMTGANSLITIPVMLQFGIHPGVAVATNMLALTFMSVGGALPFVGKGVFDRRRLPLFVLLTLLSSAIGAYLVTLIPAEAMSFLIAFFMLGVATFVVLNRRAGVTPRQKVGFGAAFAGYLLTFLLGVYGGFFSGGYVTMLTTTFVALFGMTFLQAIATTKIINFFSSLVATGVYVWAELIDWPLGVALSVTMFVGAAIGGKLALKFDNNVVRQVFLVVVVALAVKTLVFDLDWDMLARLVQTALGTA from the coding sequence ATCTTCTTCGTCACTAGCGTGATCGGCGTCATGACGGGGGCCAACTCGCTGATCACCATCCCCGTGATGCTGCAGTTTGGCATCCATCCGGGGGTCGCGGTCGCGACGAACATGCTGGCGCTCACCTTTATGAGCGTCGGTGGGGCGTTGCCGTTTGTCGGCAAAGGGGTCTTCGACCGGCGGCGCCTCCCGCTGTTCGTTCTGCTGACCCTCCTTTCGTCGGCGATCGGCGCGTACCTCGTCACGCTCATCCCCGCCGAGGCGATGAGCTTCCTTATCGCCTTTTTCATGCTGGGCGTGGCGACCTTTGTGGTCCTCAACCGCCGCGCTGGGGTGACGCCGCGCCAGAAGGTAGGATTCGGCGCCGCGTTCGCCGGCTACCTCCTGACCTTTTTGCTGGGCGTCTACGGCGGCTTCTTTAGCGGCGGTTACGTCACCATGCTGACCACGACGTTCGTGGCCCTTTTCGGGATGACCTTTTTACAGGCGATCGCCACGACCAAGATCATCAACTTTTTCTCGTCGCTCGTGGCTACCGGCGTCTACGTGTGGGCCGAGCTGATCGATTGGCCCCTGGGAGTCGCGCTGAGCGTCACCATGTTCGTCGGCGCCGCCATAGGCGGCAAGCTCGCCCTCAAGTTCGACAACAACGTCGTGCGGCAGGTTTTTTTGGTCGTCGTGGTCGCCCTGGCCGTTAAGACGCTCGTCTTCGACCTCGACTGGGACATGCTCGCGCGCCTCGTGCAGACCGCTCTGGGGACCGCTTAA
- a CDS encoding peptidylprolyl isomerase yields the protein MEQYTADGYRVAEPLSEARTTSFRRADEVLAPGKDYRAVLETSKGRIVVDLFQDDAPRTVNNFVFLARHRFYDGVVFHRVLEDFMAQTGDPTGTGRGGPGYTFGDETDNGRRHDGKGVLSMANAGPDTNGSQFFITFTATPWLDGKHTVFGRVLEGEAVLDALQRVDPSRGARVQPDTLERVYILESL from the coding sequence ATGGAACAGTACACCGCGGACGGTTACCGCGTCGCCGAACCCTTAAGTGAAGCGCGCACGACCTCGTTTCGGCGCGCCGACGAGGTGCTGGCGCCCGGCAAAGACTACCGCGCCGTCCTCGAGACCAGCAAAGGCCGCATCGTCGTCGACCTTTTCCAGGACGACGCCCCGCGCACGGTCAACAACTTCGTCTTTTTGGCGCGGCACCGCTTCTACGACGGGGTGGTCTTTCACCGCGTCTTGGAGGACTTTATGGCCCAGACGGGCGACCCCACCGGGACGGGGCGCGGCGGCCCCGGGTACACCTTCGGCGACGAAACCGACAACGGCCGCCGCCACGACGGCAAGGGGGTGCTGTCGATGGCCAACGCTGGCCCCGACACCAACGGGTCGCAGTTTTTCATCACCTTTACCGCCACCCCTTGGCTCGACGGCAAACACACCGTTTTCGGCCGCGTCCTAGAGGGCGAGGCGGTGCTCGACGCGCTGCAGCGCGTCGACCCGAGCCGCGGCGCGCGCGTCCAGCCGGACACCCTCGAGCGCGTCTACATTTTAGAGAGCCTCTAA
- a CDS encoding GNAT family N-acetyltransferase, translated as MTFYDPGPLEDGDLELVLERTYRGSRSLGLAPAYAFSMRQRETGVRMGDIDLRLSNDPYIVLYAGHIGYGVERAYRGHRYAARACRLLLPLAKAHGLDPLWITCNPDNLASRRTCELAGATLVEIVEVPPGTDLYRRGEREKCRYRIDLATVQRAPAAVRSAR; from the coding sequence GTGACCTTTTATGACCCAGGGCCGCTCGAGGACGGCGACCTCGAGCTCGTTTTAGAGCGCACCTACCGCGGCTCCCGTTCGCTCGGGCTCGCCCCCGCCTACGCGTTTTCGATGCGTCAGCGCGAGACCGGGGTGCGCATGGGTGACATCGACCTGCGCCTTTCGAACGATCCCTATATCGTCCTCTACGCCGGGCACATCGGTTACGGCGTCGAACGCGCCTACCGCGGCCACCGCTACGCGGCCCGCGCCTGCCGTCTGCTGCTGCCGCTCGCCAAAGCGCACGGGTTGGACCCCTTGTGGATCACCTGTAACCCCGACAACCTCGCCTCGAGGCGCACCTGCGAGCTCGCGGGGGCGACGTTGGTCGAGATCGTCGAGGTGCCCCCCGGGACCGACCTCTACCGGCGCGGCGAGCGGGAAAAGTGCCGTTACCGCATCGACCTCGCCACCGTGCAGCGCGCCCCCGCTGCGGTAAGGAGCGCCCGCTGA
- a CDS encoding CopG family antitoxin, with amino-acid sequence MSRKRSKIPLTDPKQVPEVMTEEEARAFWDSHEVTEAYLAKAAVREPEGPPKRTPTASQSINLRLEVNTLKRLKALAARKQMGYQTLLKTFLTERLYEEEKREGVL; translated from the coding sequence ATGAGCCGCAAACGTAGCAAGATCCCCCTAACCGACCCCAAACAGGTCCCAGAGGTCATGACCGAGGAGGAGGCGCGCGCCTTTTGGGACAGCCACGAGGTCACGGAAGCCTACCTTGCAAAAGCCGCGGTGCGTGAACCGGAAGGGCCGCCCAAACGCACCCCGACAGCGAGCCAGAGCATCAACTTGAGGCTCGAGGTGAACACCTTAAAACGCCTCAAGGCGCTGGCCGCGCGCAAACAGATGGGCTACCAGACGCTCCTCAAGACGTTTTTAACTGAGCGGCTCTACGAGGAGGAGAAGCGCGAGGGCGTGCTCTAG